The Faecalibacterium prausnitzii genome includes a window with the following:
- a CDS encoding ComEC/Rec2 family competence protein, whose translation MEKYKSEKVSFWRKPFRRLAALALAAALALGLAACDGASVLPGGSADVIPNPASSGVQTADSFRMHFLDVGQALSVLVECDGQYMLYDGGNVDDGSMVVSYLQKQGVEELQYVFCSHAHEDHVGGLAAALAFFPANHVYSPVTEASTKCFQDFVKYTQQQGLQVEVPTVGTVWQLGGATVTMLGPVAQYSETNDTSIVLRVDYGATSFLLTGDMESDAERDLVNSGANLKADVLQVGHHGSSTSTSYLFLNAVLPEMGVISCGVNNKYGHPHEETLSILRDAGVDVYRTDLLGTVVIGSDGQNYTIRTDKTATDAELNPTAPAASSTAQQTYIGNVNSKKFHLPTCPNLPAEKNQILFSSYDEAIAAGYTPCSTCIK comes from the coding sequence GTGGAAAAATACAAATCGGAAAAAGTAAGTTTCTGGCGAAAGCCTTTCCGGCGGCTGGCCGCACTGGCGTTGGCCGCTGCGCTGGCCTTGGGCCTTGCGGCCTGTGACGGGGCATCCGTCCTTCCGGGCGGCAGCGCCGATGTGATCCCGAACCCGGCATCCAGCGGGGTGCAGACCGCTGACAGCTTCCGGATGCACTTTCTCGACGTGGGGCAGGCGCTCAGCGTCCTGGTGGAGTGCGATGGCCAGTACATGCTGTACGACGGCGGCAACGTGGACGACGGCAGCATGGTGGTCAGCTATTTGCAGAAGCAGGGCGTGGAAGAGCTGCAATACGTCTTCTGCTCCCACGCGCATGAAGACCATGTGGGCGGGCTGGCCGCTGCGCTGGCCTTCTTCCCGGCGAACCATGTGTACAGCCCGGTGACGGAGGCCTCCACCAAGTGCTTTCAGGATTTTGTGAAGTACACCCAGCAGCAGGGCCTGCAGGTCGAGGTGCCCACCGTGGGCACCGTCTGGCAGCTGGGCGGTGCAACGGTGACGATGCTGGGTCCGGTGGCGCAATACAGTGAGACGAATGATACCTCGATCGTCCTGCGGGTAGATTATGGTGCCACCAGCTTCCTCCTGACCGGCGACATGGAATCGGATGCAGAGCGCGACCTGGTGAACAGCGGAGCCAACCTGAAGGCCGATGTTTTGCAGGTGGGCCACCACGGTTCCAGCACCTCGACGAGCTACCTCTTTTTGAATGCCGTCCTGCCCGAAATGGGCGTCATCTCCTGCGGTGTGAACAACAAATACGGCCACCCGCATGAGGAGACCCTGAGCATCCTGCGGGATGCAGGCGTGGACGTCTACCGCACCGACCTGCTGGGCACGGTCGTCATCGGGTCGGACGGCCAGAACTACACCATCCGCACCGACAAGACGGCCACCGACGCCGAGCTGAACCCCACCGCCCCGGCGGCATCCAGCACGGCACAGCAGACCTACATCGGCAACGTGAACTCCAAAAAGTTCCATCTGCCCACCTGCCCGAACCTCCCGGCAGAGAAGAACCAGATCCTCTTCTCCAGCTACGACGAGGCCATTGCAGCAGGCTACACCCCCTGTTCCACCTGCATCAAGTGA
- a CDS encoding YgiQ family radical SAM protein, which produces MENSSPIYTEFLPISRADMEARGWEQLDFVVVGGDAYVDHPSFGTAIISRLLEAEGYKVGVLAQPRYTDCEDFKRFGKPKYGFFIGGGNVDSMVSHYSVAKIPRAEDEYSPGGKGGARPDRSATVYTRLAKQAYPDLPVILGGLEASLRRFAHYDYWLDTVLPSIAEDSGADIISFGMGEHQTVAIARRLAAGEPVSSITDVDGTCYLTDFDHLPEKYVECAGFKKVASDKTAYAKACRIQMDNQDVVSGQIIVQKQSEKYLVQNIPAKPLVRWELDRVYALPYTRRYHPIYEAMGGVPAIREVQFSIIQNRGCFGGCNFCAIQLHQGRRVTSRSADSIVAEAERMTHEPDFKGYIHDIGGPTANFRFPSCREQMLRGMCNGGKHCLAPTTCSHMIVDHSDYLKILRRVRELPGVKKVFIRSGIRFDYLMADPDDTFFKELVEYHVSGQLKVAPEHCAPNTLAYMGKPPIQTFNKFKDKFYELSKKAGKKQYLVPYLMSSHPGSTLSDAVYLAEYLYKNHMRPEQVQDFYPTPGTVSTCMFYTGLDPYTLKPVFVEKTAEGKALQRALLQYYEPRNAEKVIKALKMTHREDLIPLLVPAEGRRAVQRSARRAEAAEVTIHNDGTYTVRPNGKGKGRPQGHAAPANRSAGGRQPSPGARFAPRSTPGHKPKNDQQKENTTWKNTNRKK; this is translated from the coding sequence ATGGAAAACTCTTCCCCGATCTACACCGAATTTCTCCCCATCAGCCGCGCGGACATGGAGGCGCGGGGATGGGAGCAGCTGGACTTCGTGGTCGTGGGCGGCGACGCCTATGTGGACCACCCCAGCTTTGGCACTGCCATCATCAGCCGCCTGCTGGAAGCCGAGGGCTACAAGGTGGGCGTACTGGCACAGCCCCGCTATACCGACTGCGAGGACTTCAAGCGGTTCGGGAAGCCGAAGTACGGCTTCTTCATCGGCGGCGGCAATGTGGACAGCATGGTCAGCCACTACTCCGTCGCCAAGATCCCCCGCGCCGAGGACGAATACTCCCCCGGCGGAAAGGGCGGTGCCCGGCCGGACCGCAGCGCCACCGTGTATACCAGGCTGGCAAAGCAGGCCTACCCCGACCTGCCCGTGATCCTGGGCGGTCTGGAAGCCTCGCTGCGGCGGTTCGCCCACTACGATTACTGGCTGGACACCGTCCTGCCCAGCATCGCGGAGGACTCCGGCGCAGACATCATCAGCTTCGGCATGGGCGAACACCAGACCGTCGCCATTGCCAGGCGGCTGGCGGCCGGTGAACCGGTAAGCTCCATCACCGATGTGGACGGCACCTGCTACCTGACCGACTTCGACCACCTGCCCGAAAAATATGTGGAGTGCGCGGGCTTCAAAAAGGTGGCGTCCGATAAGACCGCCTACGCCAAAGCCTGCCGCATCCAGATGGACAATCAGGATGTCGTCAGCGGCCAGATCATCGTCCAGAAGCAGAGCGAGAAGTACCTCGTCCAGAACATCCCGGCAAAGCCGCTGGTGCGCTGGGAGCTGGACCGGGTCTATGCCCTGCCCTACACCCGCCGGTATCACCCCATCTATGAGGCCATGGGCGGTGTGCCCGCCATCCGGGAGGTGCAGTTTTCCATCATCCAGAACCGTGGCTGCTTCGGCGGCTGCAACTTCTGCGCCATCCAGCTGCATCAGGGCCGCCGCGTGACCAGCCGCAGTGCCGACAGCATCGTGGCCGAGGCCGAGCGGATGACCCATGAGCCGGATTTCAAGGGCTACATCCACGACATCGGCGGCCCCACGGCAAACTTCCGCTTCCCGTCCTGCCGCGAACAGATGCTGCGGGGCATGTGCAACGGCGGCAAGCACTGCCTGGCCCCCACGACCTGCTCCCACATGATCGTGGACCACAGCGACTATCTGAAGATCCTGCGCCGCGTCCGGGAGCTGCCGGGCGTCAAGAAGGTGTTCATCCGCAGCGGCATCCGGTTCGACTATCTGATGGCAGACCCGGACGATACCTTCTTCAAGGAGCTGGTGGAATACCACGTCTCCGGCCAGCTGAAAGTTGCCCCGGAGCACTGCGCCCCCAATACCCTCGCCTACATGGGCAAGCCGCCCATCCAGACCTTCAACAAGTTCAAGGATAAGTTCTACGAGCTGAGCAAAAAGGCGGGCAAAAAGCAGTATCTTGTGCCCTACTTGATGTCCAGCCATCCGGGCAGCACCCTGAGCGACGCGGTCTATCTGGCCGAGTACCTTTACAAAAACCACATGCGCCCGGAGCAGGTGCAGGACTTCTACCCCACGCCCGGCACCGTAAGCACCTGCATGTTCTATACCGGTCTGGACCCCTACACCCTCAAGCCGGTGTTCGTGGAGAAGACCGCCGAAGGCAAGGCGCTGCAGCGCGCACTGCTCCAGTATTACGAGCCGCGCAACGCCGAAAAGGTCATCAAGGCGCTCAAAATGACCCACCGCGAGGACCTCATCCCGCTGCTGGTGCCCGCTGAGGGCCGCCGCGCCGTCCAGCGCTCGGCTCGCAGAGCCGAGGCCGCCGAGGTGACCATCCACAACGACGGCACCTACACCGTCCGCCCCAACGGCAAGGGCAAGGGCCGTCCGCAGGGCCATGCCGCGCCGGCGAACCGCAGTGCGGGCGGACGTCAGCCCAGCCCCGGCGCACGGTTCGCGCCCCGCTCTACACCTGGCCATAAGCCGAAAAACGATCAACAGAAAGAGAATACGACGTGGAAAAATACAAATCGGAAAAAGTAA